The Gemmatimonadota bacterium genome has a segment encoding these proteins:
- a CDS encoding DUF3299 domain-containing protein: MLLSSLLLASVTAFAPARLAPIVFTGSPAAVAAETFATDPVLVDWRILGGLDLNTGKAPASLEALDGKLVKIAAFIVPLEDNMQESDEFLLVPYFGACVHTPPPPPNQMVYVKMKGGKTVKIGWWDPVMFEGVLHLKQTESAYGASYYEMEGIDSKPYAPPAKK, translated from the coding sequence ATGCTCCTGTCCTCGCTCTTGCTTGCCTCGGTGACGGCCTTTGCTCCGGCGCGTCTCGCCCCGATCGTCTTCACCGGCTCGCCGGCCGCCGTGGCCGCCGAGACGTTCGCGACCGACCCGGTCCTGGTCGACTGGCGGATTCTGGGGGGCCTCGACCTCAACACCGGCAAGGCCCCGGCATCCCTTGAGGCGCTCGACGGCAAGCTGGTGAAGATCGCGGCGTTCATCGTCCCGCTCGAAGACAACATGCAGGAATCCGACGAGTTCCTCCTGGTGCCGTACTTCGGTGCCTGCGTCCATACGCCGCCGCCGCCGCCGAACCAGATGGTCTACGTCAAGATGAAGGGCGGCAAGACCGTCAAGATCGGCTGGTGGGATCCGGTGATGTTCGAGGGCGTGCTGCACCTCAAGCAGACCGAATCGGCCTACGGTGCCAGCTACTACGAAATGGAAGGGATCGACAGCAAGCCGTACGCGCCGCCCGCCAAGAAGTGA
- a CDS encoding ABC transporter ATP-binding protein — protein sequence MSDRPTAVAIKDLVFGYRPGREVLRIADLSIAPGERVFLHGPSGSGKTTLLGLTAGVLNPTSGRVSILGQDLAGLHSSHRDAYRGSHIGYLFQLFNLIPYLSVLENIALPCRLHALRRERLGGALIEREARRLAERLELGGFIDTAVTELSVGQQQRVAAARALIGAPELVIADEPTSALDTDLRDRFLELLFECCAEAKATLLFVSHDLSLGARFDRVLSLPTLNTAGGR from the coding sequence GTGAGCGATCGCCCCACGGCGGTCGCCATCAAGGACCTCGTGTTCGGGTATCGCCCAGGGCGCGAGGTCCTTCGCATTGCCGACCTCTCGATCGCCCCCGGCGAACGCGTCTTCCTTCATGGCCCCAGTGGATCCGGCAAGACGACGCTACTCGGCCTCACGGCCGGCGTCCTGAACCCCACGTCGGGCCGGGTGTCGATTCTCGGCCAGGATCTCGCCGGGCTGCACTCGTCGCATCGCGATGCCTATCGCGGCAGTCACATCGGCTACCTCTTCCAGCTCTTCAATCTGATCCCCTACCTCTCCGTGCTGGAGAACATCGCGCTGCCATGCCGGCTGCACGCGCTGCGACGCGAGCGACTTGGCGGTGCGCTGATCGAACGCGAAGCACGCCGGCTTGCCGAGCGGCTCGAATTGGGCGGGTTCATCGACACCGCGGTGACCGAGTTGAGCGTCGGGCAGCAGCAGCGCGTGGCCGCCGCGCGCGCACTCATCGGGGCGCCCGAGCTGGTGATTGCCGACGAGCCCACCTCGGCGCTCGACACCGACCTGCGCGACCGCTTCCTCGAGCTGCTCTTCGAGTGCTGCGCCGAGGCGAAGGCGACGCTGCTCTTTGTGTCGCATGATCTCTCGCTCGGCGCCCGCTTCGACCGCGTGCTCTCGCTGCCGACCCTCAACACGGCCGGAGGGCGCTGA
- a CDS encoding ABC transporter permease: MLTLQLALRSLRNRRLTTILTVLSIALSVSLLVGVETVRRGIRESFAGTIRGTDLIVGARGGSQQLLLSSIFGLGAPAGSVEWSTYQRWSHHPAVAWTIPISLGDSYFGYRVVGTTSAFFEHYKYRNDGRVTAAEGHLLEGDREVVIGIEVAKTHKLSIGSKVVLTHGLRGTGISDHEEHPFTVVGILVRTSTPVDRSLFITLEGIEGMHEGMPQDSPNGWAQPKFAPLQRPGSSAPAAAASPAATPAVTAMSGAEPPPPSPGAQAMPGAEPPVVGGDEHADHDHKLTAFLLGTKARAASLMLQRQMNTDKVEPLTAILPAVALTELWHAIGYAEDGARIITGAVLLVGLLGMLVALYSTLQERRREMAILRSLGAGPGRIAALLVLESGLLAFVGAVVGVALVYALLFVGQGLAEEHFGVYIPITAPQALEWFYLAGVVVAGILVGLVPAWRAYRNTLQDGLTIRL; this comes from the coding sequence ATGCTGACCCTGCAACTCGCCCTCCGCTCGCTGCGCAATCGGCGGCTCACCACCATCCTGACGGTGTTGTCGATCGCCCTCTCGGTGTCGCTGCTCGTTGGCGTCGAGACGGTGCGCCGCGGCATCCGCGAAAGCTTCGCCGGCACCATCCGCGGCACCGACCTGATCGTCGGCGCGCGTGGTGGCTCCCAGCAGTTGCTGCTGTCGTCGATCTTCGGCCTGGGGGCGCCCGCGGGATCGGTGGAGTGGAGCACCTACCAGCGTTGGTCGCACCATCCGGCGGTGGCGTGGACGATTCCGATCTCGCTGGGCGACTCCTACTTCGGCTACCGTGTCGTCGGCACGACCTCAGCCTTCTTCGAGCACTACAAGTACCGCAACGACGGCCGCGTGACGGCCGCCGAAGGCCACCTGCTCGAGGGCGATCGCGAAGTGGTGATCGGCATCGAGGTGGCGAAGACGCACAAGCTCTCCATCGGCAGCAAGGTGGTGCTCACGCACGGGCTCCGCGGGACGGGGATCTCCGATCACGAGGAGCATCCGTTCACCGTGGTCGGGATTCTCGTGCGCACGTCGACGCCGGTCGATCGCTCGCTCTTCATCACCCTCGAAGGGATCGAGGGGATGCACGAGGGGATGCCGCAGGATTCGCCGAATGGCTGGGCGCAGCCGAAGTTCGCGCCGCTACAGCGGCCTGGTTCCTCGGCACCAGCTGCGGCCGCCTCACCCGCGGCGACGCCGGCCGTGACCGCCATGTCCGGCGCGGAACCGCCGCCCCCCTCACCTGGGGCGCAGGCGATGCCGGGCGCGGAGCCACCGGTCGTCGGCGGCGACGAACACGCCGACCACGATCACAAGCTCACCGCCTTCCTCCTCGGCACGAAGGCGCGCGCGGCGTCGCTGATGCTGCAGCGACAGATGAACACCGACAAGGTCGAGCCGCTCACCGCGATCCTGCCGGCGGTGGCGCTCACCGAATTGTGGCACGCGATCGGGTACGCCGAGGATGGCGCGCGGATCATCACGGGCGCGGTCCTGCTCGTTGGGCTGCTCGGGATGTTGGTGGCGCTGTATAGCACGCTGCAGGAGCGGCGGCGCGAGATGGCCATCCTCCGCTCGCTCGGCGCGGGACCGGGGCGGATCGCAGCGCTGCTGGTGCTGGAGTCGGGGCTGCTGGCGTTCGTTGGCGCGGTCGTCGGTGTCGCGCTGGTGTATGCGTTGCTGTTCGTGGGGCAGGGACTCGCCGAGGAGCACTTCGGAGTCTACATCCCGATCACGGCACCGCAGGCGCTGGAGTGGTTCTACTTGGCCGGCGTGGTGGTGGCAGGGATTCTCGTCGGGCTGGTGCCGGCGTGGCGCGCCTACCGCAACACGCTGCAGGATGGGCTGACCATCCGACTGTAA